In Bacillus cereus ATCC 14579, a single window of DNA contains:
- the cspD gene encoding cold-shock protein CspD yields the protein MQTGKVKWFNSEKGFGFIEVEGGDDVFVHFSAIQGDGFKTLEEGQEVSFEIVEGNRGPQAANVTKN from the coding sequence ATGCAAACAGGTAAAGTTAAATGGTTCAACAGCGAAAAAGGTTTCGGTTTCATCGAAGTTGAAGGTGGAGACGATGTATTCGTTCACTTCTCAGCTATCCAAGGTGACGGATTCAAAACTTTAGAAGAAGGTCAAGAAGTTTCTTTCGAAATCGTTGAAGGTAACCGTGGACCACAAGCTGCTAACGTTACAAAAAACTAA